The following coding sequences are from one Anolis sagrei isolate rAnoSag1 chromosome 6, rAnoSag1.mat, whole genome shotgun sequence window:
- the LOC132779066 gene encoding cyclin-dependent kinase 5 activator 1-like, producing MGTVLSLSPSARKASLYDNDNDTGDSCSSLAHYPSLTGAKGGSQKPEKTLKRHSIFIPALTWKRLVASTKKRGSRSSKASAHNNNHHHAPPLLHHGAKEVAHLNHENVKKSLSCANLASFDGDSGQAPSAPLSTKRIPVSSTLKPGTGGTSSSPRRVIVQASTSELLKCLGEFLCRRCFRLKHLSPTEPILWLRSVDRSLLLQGWQDQAFVTPANVVFVYLLCRETLDGDEVGAEHELQAALLTCLYLSYSYMGNEISYPLKPFLVETSKEAFWNRCLRIIHAMSAKMLRINADPHYFTQVFADLKNEGSASTGGKGREEFTRLLDR from the coding sequence ATGGGTACGGTGCTGTCCCTTTCCCCGTCCGCCCGGAAGGCCAGCCTTTACGACAACGACAACGACACCGGCGACTCCTGCAGCTCCTTGGCGCACTACCCGTCCTTGACCGGGGCGAAGGGCGGTTCCCAGAAGCCGGAGAAGACCCTCAAGCGCCACTCCATCTTCATCCCGGCCTTGACCTGGAAGCGGTTGGTGGCCTCCACGAAGAAGCGAGGCTCCCGCTCGAGCAAGGCGTCTgcgcacaacaacaaccaccatcatgcgcctcctcttcttcaccatGGTGCCAAGGAGGTGGCCCACCTCAACCACGAAAACGTCAAGAAGTCCCTTTCCTGTGCCAACCTCGCCAGTTTCGACGGCGATTCCGGCCAGGCTCCGTCGGCGCCGCTGAGCACCAAGCGCATCCCGGTTTCTTCCACGCTGAAGCCCGGCACCGGGGGAACATCTTCTTCCCCGCGGAGGGTGATTGTCCAAGCGTCCACCAGCGAGCTGCTGAAGTGCCTGGGGGAGTTCCTGTGCCGGCGCTGCTTCCGGCTGAAGCACCTCTCGCCCACGGAGCCCATCCTGTGGCTGCGCAGCGTGGACCGCTCCCTTCTGCTGCAGGGCTGGCAAGATCAGGCATTCGTGACACCGGCCAACGTGGTCTTCGTGTACCTGCTCTGCCGGGAGACCCTAGACGGGGACGAGGTGGGGGCCGAGCACGAGCTGCAAGCCGCCCTGCTCACCTGCCTCTACCTCTCCTACTCCTACATGGGCAACGAGATCTCCTACCCGCTCAAGCCTTTCCTGGTTGAGACCTCCAAGGAGGCCTTCTGGAACCGCTGCCTGCGCATCATCCACGCCATGAGCGCCAAGATGCTACGCATCAACGCTGACCCGCACTACTTCACACAAGTCTTCGCCGACCTCAAGAACGAAGGCAGCGCCAGCACCGGAGGAAAAGGCCGGGAAGAATTCACCCGCCTCCTGGACCGGTGA